TTCTGAAAGACAGAGTTTAAACCATTTCTGATAGTTATATTCATCCACTTGATTCCATGGAGTTTCTCCCAGAACCTGAACGTTCTCAAACTCAAAATGATAGTCATCCATTGAATCAAGGGTGCAACGTCGATGAGTTTTTTCCACATCAACTCTGACGATCACAATGTCACCCACATTACCGGACAGCACTTCTGGTTCAAAGTTGAAAACACAGGAAAGCGCAAATGTCGATACTAGTAGAGCAAGAAGCAAAAATACCTTTTTCACGTCAATCACCTCCAGATTTAATTGTTAAAGAATTTTTAGGACAAGCATGACAACATTCACCACATACTATGCATTCACCAGAAATCTTACCGGGCGCTTCCATAGCATTCATGGGACACTTTTTCAAACATAGGTTGCAGTCAACACAACTATCATTTTTCTTCACTTTGAAAATGCTGAATTTTGAAGCAATAGCCATCAAAGCTCCATAGGGGCAAAAGTATTTACAGAAGGGTCTGTAAATGAAAATGGACAGAATGGCAAATACTACGGTTATGATAATCCCTGTTACTGCAAGATCAAAAGTAAATAAACTTTTAAATGGGGTCAAATCGCTATAAACTCTTCCTGTAGAAAGTGCTGCAATTACAGCAATGGCAAGGATTATATATTTCAGGTATTTAAAAAGTTTATCAGCTTTATCAGGAACCTTTTTGCTATATTTGTTTATGTAAAGCAGATCCTGCATTCCGCCAAAGGGACAGACATATCCACAATAAACCCTGCCAAAGATGAGACTCACAACTATTGGAATTAAAAACATCAACAGAT
This genomic interval from Kosmotoga pacifica contains the following:
- a CDS encoding 4Fe-4S binding protein, translated to MRRFFLIALVIFFAFMLFADSFPSDLEFNIPGNQQQSQVQKPSYWRHDLLWKTLAVGSLSAIGIWISLRKAFKYRKILIIVSIAILGFLFGGVLCPISTVQNVLFKYETAYLLMFLIPIVVSLIFGRVYCGYVCPFGGMQDLLYINKYSKKVPDKADKLFKYLKYIILAIAVIAALSTGRVYSDLTPFKSLFTFDLAVTGIIITVVFAILSIFIYRPFCKYFCPYGALMAIASKFSIFKVKKNDSCVDCNLCLKKCPMNAMEAPGKISGECIVCGECCHACPKNSLTIKSGGD